A genomic segment from Euleptes europaea isolate rEulEur1 chromosome 17, rEulEur1.hap1, whole genome shotgun sequence encodes:
- the CKLF gene encoding chemokine-like factor, producing the protein MAKLEVNVAFVRSPRGGLKIGRMVLAFMAFVSFAAVRGHEAFITLGIMEFVITALFFLLYLLGLQKKWNFFFWPLADAFDSLVAALFLIIVGLCATVIKTNTGTLVGGVFCLLLFVLCIADAVILLKTISFNKDARNVTRK; encoded by the exons ATGGCGAAGCTGGAGGTGAACGTGGCCTTCGTGCGCTCCCCACGGGGAGGCCTCAAGATCGGCCGCATG GTTTTAGCTTTCATGGCGTTTGTCAGCTTTGCAGCCGTAAGGGGTCATGAAGCGTTCATAACCCTTGGAATCATGGAATTTGTGATCACTGCGTTATTCTTTTTGCTGTATCTGCTGGGACtgcaaaaaaaatggaatttcttCTTTTGGCCCTTAGCT GATGCTTTCGACAGTCTTGTGGCAGCATTGTTCCTCATCATCGTGGGTTTGTGCGCAACGGTAATCAAGACTAACACTGGAACGTTAGTCGGAGGA GTGTTTTGTCTGCTGCTGTTTGTTCTTTGCATAGCAGATGCTGTCATCCTCTTGAAAACGATTTCCTTTAACAAGGATGCAAGGAATGTTACTCGCAAATAG